One window from the genome of Natator depressus isolate rNatDep1 chromosome 27, rNatDep2.hap1, whole genome shotgun sequence encodes:
- the DCAKD gene encoding dephospho-CoA kinase domain-containing protein, whose translation MFLVGLSGGIASGKSTVVAVFRELGCAVIDADVIARQVVQPRFLAYQQIVHYFGSEILLESGEINREALGNIIFSHPEKRQLLNSITHPKIQKEMLKQIFKYFVLGYRYVILDIPLLFETNTVTKFMKHTVLVYSDPQTQLSRLMKRNGLAQTEAEARIASQLPLDEKCKLADHVIDNSRDWESTRRQVLRLHSQLEDSLDFLLVRLVAVTAVAGIGGLVCFLLRHFLP comes from the exons ATGTTCCTTGTCGGTCTGTCCGGTGGAATTGCTTCAGGAAAAAGCACAGTAGTGGCAGTATTCCGGGAACTGGGCTGTGCAGTGATTGATGCCGATGTTATTGCCAGACAGG TGGTTCAGCCCCGCTTCTTAGCCTATCAGCAGATAGTGCATTACTTTGGAAGTGAAATCCTCTTGGAGAGTGGGGAGATAAACCGGGAGGCTCTGGGAAACATTATCTTCTCCCACCCGGAAAAACGGCAGCTGCTGAACTCCATCACTCACCCTAAGATCCAGAAAGAGATGCTGAAACAGATCTTTAAATACTTTGTGTTAG GCTACCGCTATGTGATTCTGGACATTCCTCTGTTGTTTGAGACCAACACAGTAACCAAGTTCATGAAACACACAGTGCTGGTTTACAG TGATCCACAGACACAGCTGTCACGACTGATGAAGAGGAATGGTCTGGCCCAGACAGAGGCAGAAGCGCGCATCGCCTCCCAGCTGCCACTTGATGAGAAGTGCAAATTAGCTGACCACGTGATTGACAACTCCAGGGACTGGGAGAGCACGCGGAGGCAGGTCCTGAGACTGCACTCTCAGCTGGAGGACTCTCTGGATTTCCTCTTGGTGCGCTTAGTGGCAGTCACAGCAGTTGCTGGAATTGGTGGGCTGGTGTGCTTTCTCCTCAGGCATTTTCTCCcttaa